From the Buchnera aphidicola (Macrosiphum euphorbiae) genome, the window CCAGATGCCGGCACTACTGTATTATAAGCTCTTGCCAAACGAGTAATAGAATCAAGTAAAATAATTACGTCTTTTTTATGTTCAACTAGTCTTTTAGCTTTTTCAATAACCATTTCGGCAACTTGAACATGTCTTGATGCAGGTTCATCAAAAGTAGAAGCAACTACTTCTCCTTTGACTAGTCTTTGCATTTCAGTTACTTCTTCTGGTCTTTCATCAATCAACAATACCATTAAAACGCAATCTGGATGATTATAAGCAATGCTTTGTGCTATATTTTGAAGTAATATTGTTTTTCCGGCTTTTGGAGGTGCTACAATTAATCCTCTTTGTCCCCGTCCGATAGGTGATGCTAAATCTAATACCCTTGCTGTTAAATCTTCAGTGGATCCATTCCCACGTTCCATTCGTAATCTAGAGTTAGCATGCAATGGTGTTAGATTTTCAAATAATATTTTACTTCTTGCGTTTTCAGGTTTATCATAATTGACTTCATTTACTTTAAGTAGAGCAAAATATCTTTCACCTTCTTTAGGTGGTCTAATTTTTCCAGCGATAGTATCACCTGTACGTAAATTAAATCTACGAATTTGACTTGGTGAAACATAAATATCATCAGGACCAGCTAAATAAGAGCTATCTGCAGAACGTAGAAAACCAAATCCATCTTGTAATATTTCTAAAACACCGTCTCCAAATATATCTTCTCCACTTTTTGCATGTTGTTTAAGGATGGCAAAAATAATATCTTGTTTACGCATACGCGCTAAATTTTCCAACCCCATTTTTTCACCAAGAGTAATTAGTTCAGAAACTGGCATATTTTTAAGTGCGGTAAGGTTCATAATGGTGGGTTCTTAGTAAAATCGGGGTATATCTCGAAATAAAAATTATGACATAATTTTAAAATTTACTAATAAATTTTAAATAGAATTAAATTTTTAATGTGTTTAATTAACTATTTTAATAATTTTAGCTAATGTGTTCATCTAAAAATTCTTTCAGTTGTAGTTTAGATATTGCTCCAACTTTAGTAGCAAGAACTTCACTATTATGAAACAATAATAACGTAGGAATACTTCTGATAGAATATACTGGTGCAGTATTGGGATTTTCTTCAATATTTAATTTTCCAATAATAATTTTATTAGAATATTCTTTTGATATTTCTTCTAAAATAGGTGCTAAAATTTTACAAGGATTACACCATTGAGCCCAAAAATCAACTAAAACAAAACTTTTTGAGTTTAAAACTTCTTCTTTAAAATTTTGATCGGTTAGTTTAACTATTTTATTCATTTTGATATGTTTACTCAGTCGTAAGAAATTTTAAATAAATAAAATTTAAATTTTTATAATTTAAAAGTATATAATATGATAATATCATTTTTAATAATTTTTTAAAACTAAATTTAAAAAATTTTATTTAAAATTGTTCTATTTTTTTTTTAATATTTTTTTTAAATTAGATATTTTTAATTTAATTTGTTCTATTTTTTTGATGGATTGATTTGAAAAAATATTTTTATCCCATTGCAAATCTTCTTGAGGTAATTCAAATAAAAACCTACTAGGTAGCATATCTAATATTTGTCCATATTGATTCCGTTTACCACAATAAGTAAAAAATAACTGTTTTTTTGCTCGAGTTATTCCTACATAAGTTAATCTTCTTTCTTCTTCTATATTATTGTTATCAATGCTTTTTTGAGTAGGCAAGATTCCCTCGCACATACCAATTATAAATACTGAAGAAAATTCTAATCCTTTAGAAGCATGTAAAGTCATTAATTGTACTCGATCCTGTTGTTCTTCTCTTATATTTTTTTCTGGAATGTCACGAATTGTCATTCGTGTGACAATTTGTGACAAAGTCATTGGTTGTTCAAAATTATCTCCTTTAAGCATATTTTTAAACCATTTTGATAAAGTATAAATGTTATTTATACTGTTTTTAATTTTATTGGATTCTTTCAAAATTTTAGATAACCATATTTCGTATTTAATATCATCGATAATATAATCTAAAATATTATGCGGTTGTGAATAAGATAGTTTGGAAAACTCTTCTATTTTAAAAATAAATTTTTTTATTCTATTGACAGTTTTTTCTTTTAAAAAATTTTTTATTAATATATCATTACTTGCTTGAAAAAGACTTTTATTTGTTTTTTTTGCCCATTCTTCTAATTTTTTTAATGTAATTTTTCCTATTTGACGAGAAGGAATATTAATAATTCTCAGGAATGCATGATTATCATCTGGATTAATAACAATACGAAGATAACTTAACAAATCTTTAATTTCAGGGTGAGAAAAAAATGATGATTTTTCCGAAATGTTATACGGTATATTTTCTTTTATTAAAGCTTTCTCAAGAATTCGAGATTGATAATTACCACGGTATAAAATAGCATAATCTTGATATTTTATTTTTTTTTTAGAATGTTGAGAAATAATTTTTTTAACTATTTTTTCAGCTTCATTTTCTTCATTTTTACCTATTAGAACTTTTATAATTTTTCCATATTTAAGTTTGGAGAATAACTTTTTTTCTAAAAAATGCATATTATTAGCAATAAGAATATTAGCAGCTTTTAATATTCTACCTGAAGATCGATAATTATGTTCCATTGTTATAACCTTTAAACTAGGAAAATCTTTTTTTAATAAAAAGATATTTTGAGGATTCGCTCCTCTCCATGAATAAATCGATTGATCATCATCTCCAACTAATGTAAAACTAGAATTAGTATTAGTAAGCATTTTAATAAATTCATATTGACTATTATTTGTGTCTTGATATTCATCTACTAACAAATAAGAAATTTTTTTTTGCCAACGTACTTTTATTTTTTTGTTATTTTTTAATAACAATGTTGGTATACAAATTAAATCATCAAAATCTAATATATTAGCTCGATAAAGATAACTATTATATTGTTCATAAATATATGCAAAATCCTTTTCTTCACTAGATTTTGCCAACAATTGAACTTGTAAAGGAGTAAGAAATTTATTCTTCCAATAAGAAATCATAAAATTTAATTTTTTTAATGATTGAATATTATTGTATATTTCTTTTTTACATATTTTTTTTAATAAGCTCACTTGATCTTTTTCATCTAATAGAGTGAAATTATAATTAAATCCTAATTCATCAATTTCTCTCTTAATGATATCTAATCCCAATGAATGAAAAGTTGAAATAGTGATTTTTTTTATTTTTGAGATATTTAAGCATTGTGATAAGCGCATTCTCATTTCATAAGCAGCTTTATTGGTAAAAGTTACTGCTGCAATATTATCGGGTTCATATTCACATTTATTAATTAAATAAATGATTTTATTGATAATAACTTTTGTTTTT encodes:
- the rho gene encoding transcription termination factor Rho — protein: MNLTALKNMPVSELITLGEKMGLENLARMRKQDIIFAILKQHAKSGEDIFGDGVLEILQDGFGFLRSADSSYLAGPDDIYVSPSQIRRFNLRTGDTIAGKIRPPKEGERYFALLKVNEVNYDKPENARSKILFENLTPLHANSRLRMERGNGSTEDLTARVLDLASPIGRGQRGLIVAPPKAGKTILLQNIAQSIAYNHPDCVLMVLLIDERPEEVTEMQRLVKGEVVASTFDEPASRHVQVAEMVIEKAKRLVEHKKDVIILLDSITRLARAYNTVVPASGKVLTGGVDANALHRPKRFFGAARNVEEGGSLTIIATALVDTGSKMDEVIYEEFKGTGNMELPLSRKIAEKRVFPAIDYNRSGTRKEELLTLPDELQKMWILRKIIHPMSEIDAMEFLLNKLSMTKTNDEFFDMMKRS
- the trxA gene encoding thioredoxin TrxA produces the protein MNKIVKLTDQNFKEEVLNSKSFVLVDFWAQWCNPCKILAPILEEISKEYSNKIIIGKLNIEENPNTAPVYSIRSIPTLLLFHNSEVLATKVGAISKLQLKEFLDEHIS
- the rep gene encoding DNA helicase Rep gives rise to the protein MSLNLAQKNAIEFTNGPCLILAGAGSGKTKVIINKIIYLINKCEYEPDNIAAVTFTNKAAYEMRMRLSQCLNISKIKKITISTFHSLGLDIIKREIDELGFNYNFTLLDEKDQVSLLKKICKKEIYNNIQSLKKLNFMISYWKNKFLTPLQVQLLAKSSEEKDFAYIYEQYNSYLYRANILDFDDLICIPTLLLKNNKKIKVRWQKKISYLLVDEYQDTNNSQYEFIKMLTNTNSSFTLVGDDDQSIYSWRGANPQNIFLLKKDFPSLKVITMEHNYRSSGRILKAANILIANNMHFLEKKLFSKLKYGKIIKVLIGKNEENEAEKIVKKIISQHSKKKIKYQDYAILYRGNYQSRILEKALIKENIPYNISEKSSFFSHPEIKDLLSYLRIVINPDDNHAFLRIINIPSRQIGKITLKKLEEWAKKTNKSLFQASNDILIKNFLKEKTVNRIKKFIFKIEEFSKLSYSQPHNILDYIIDDIKYEIWLSKILKESNKIKNSINNIYTLSKWFKNMLKGDNFEQPMTLSQIVTRMTIRDIPEKNIREEQQDRVQLMTLHASKGLEFSSVFIIGMCEGILPTQKSIDNNNIEEERRLTYVGITRAKKQLFFTYCGKRNQYGQILDMLPSRFLFELPQEDLQWDKNIFSNQSIKKIEQIKLKISNLKKILKKK